From a region of the Labeo rohita strain BAU-BD-2019 unplaced genomic scaffold, IGBB_LRoh.1.0 scaffold_97, whole genome shotgun sequence genome:
- the LOC127162568 gene encoding major intrinsically disordered NOTCH2-binding receptor 1-like has translation MDIAVLPNNNHPEKFLQLDVGMLPATHGMFQIGAALSRQRQWHNRMYSQRERSLLRAKEMEGKPSADSHVFEDRELEKHITPQTLKPKIKQNPLFSHISIIDIEESKSKPSWTIQDYDRHTAHGQLADYMKEDPRELNFWLEDLYTPGFDSLLKKKAAEMKRSKFCKIFAAIILLVCVVVIIITVPIVVSQSRN, from the exons ATGGACATAGCTGTACTGCCAAACAACAATCATCCAGAGAAATTCCTCCAGCTGGATGTAGGAATGTTGCCAGCTACACATGGAATGTTCCAGATTGGTGCTGCGTTGTCTCGACAAAGGCAGTGGCACAACAGGATGTACTCGCAG CGTGAACGCAGCCT acTACGTGCA AAAGAAATGGAAGGAAAGCCATCAGCAGACAGTCATGTGTTTGAAGACAGAGAGCTGGAGAAGCACATTACTCCTCAAACCCTGAAACCAAAGATCAAGCAGAACCCTCTCTTTTCTCACATCAGCATCATCGACATAGAGGAGAGCAAGTCCAAACCATCCTGGACCATTCAGGACTATGACAGACACACTGCACATGGTCAGCTGGCTGACTATATGAAG GAGGACCCAAGAGAGCTGAACTTCTGGTTGGAAGATCTCTACACCCCCGGCTTTGATTCACTCCTCAAAAAGAAAGCAGCTGAAATGAAGAGGAgcaaattttgtaaaatatttgctGCCATCATTCTGTTAGTTTGTGTGgttgtgattattattacaGTGCCGATAGTGGTATCACAATCAAGAAATTGA
- the isoc1 gene encoding isochorismatase domain-containing protein 1 isoform X2, which yields MGVFGLTAGDLTFVEVHITTLGNLSPATTVFFCCDMQERFRPAIKYFGDIISVGQRLLQGARILGIPVVVSEQYPKGLGSTVQEMDLTGAKLVFPKTKFSMVLPEVEAALAEIPGVRSVVLFGVETHVCIQQTALDLIGRGFEVHIVADATSSRSMMDRMFALERLARTGIIVTTSESVLLQLVADKEHPKFKEIQNIIKASAPESGLLSKV from the exons ATGGGTGTATTCGGGCTTACAGCGGGAGATCTGACGTTTGTTGAAGTTCAT ATCACGACGCTGGGAAACCTCTCGCCGGCCACCACGGTTTTCTTCTGCTGTGACATGCAGGAGCGGTTCAGACCCGCCATCAAGTACTTCGGTGACATCATCAGTGTGGGCCAGAGGCTG CTGCAGGGGGCTCGTATTCTGGGCATTCCTGTCGTGGTGTCAGAGCAGTATCCTAAAGGTCTGGGCAGCACAGTGCAGGAAATGGATCTGACCGGGGCGAAATTGGTCTTTCCCAAAACCAAGTTTTCCATGGTGCTTCCGGAGGTGGAGGCCGCGCTGGCTGAGATTCCAGGAGTCCGCAGTGTCGTGCTCTTCGGAGTCGAG ACGCATGTGTGCATTCAGCAGACGGCTCTGGATCTCATTGGAAGAGGTTTTGAAGTGCACATTGTTGCTGATGCCACATCCTCGAGAAGCATGATGGACAGGATGTTTGCACTAGAG CGGCTGGCGCGCACGGGCATCATCGTCACCACCAGCGAGTCCGTTCTGCTGCAGCTCGTGGCCGATAAAGAGCATCCAAAGTTCAAAGAGATCCAGAACATCATTAAAGCCAGCGCTCCAGAGTCAGGCCTGCTGTCCAAAGTCTGA
- the isoc1 gene encoding isochorismatase domain-containing protein 1 isoform X1, whose translation MADAHSNNNHVPVLFSFSVFSRPSSVPVGSGYEVLIQKFLSIYGYQIDVHRKLVLQYFSEEWGQYIDLPKGFTVSEKCRLRLVPLQMDITTLGNLSPATTVFFCCDMQERFRPAIKYFGDIISVGQRLLQGARILGIPVVVSEQYPKGLGSTVQEMDLTGAKLVFPKTKFSMVLPEVEAALAEIPGVRSVVLFGVETHVCIQQTALDLIGRGFEVHIVADATSSRSMMDRMFALERLARTGIIVTTSESVLLQLVADKEHPKFKEIQNIIKASAPESGLLSKV comes from the exons ATGGCGGACGCGCACAGCAACAATAACCACGTCCCCGTCTTATTCTCATTCTCTGTGTTTTCGCGGCCCTCGTCTGTGCCCGTGGGCTCTGGATATGAAGTGCTCATCCAGAAGTTTCTGTCCATTTACGGATATCAGATCGATGTTCATCGTAAATTGGTGCTTCAGTATTTCTCGGAGGAATGGGGTCAGTACATTGATTTACCGAAGGGATTCACGGTGTCAGAGAAATGTCGACTGAGATTAGTGCCTCTGCAGATGGAT ATCACGACGCTGGGAAACCTCTCGCCGGCCACCACGGTTTTCTTCTGCTGTGACATGCAGGAGCGGTTCAGACCCGCCATCAAGTACTTCGGTGACATCATCAGTGTGGGCCAGAGGCTG CTGCAGGGGGCTCGTATTCTGGGCATTCCTGTCGTGGTGTCAGAGCAGTATCCTAAAGGTCTGGGCAGCACAGTGCAGGAAATGGATCTGACCGGGGCGAAATTGGTCTTTCCCAAAACCAAGTTTTCCATGGTGCTTCCGGAGGTGGAGGCCGCGCTGGCTGAGATTCCAGGAGTCCGCAGTGTCGTGCTCTTCGGAGTCGAG ACGCATGTGTGCATTCAGCAGACGGCTCTGGATCTCATTGGAAGAGGTTTTGAAGTGCACATTGTTGCTGATGCCACATCCTCGAGAAGCATGATGGACAGGATGTTTGCACTAGAG CGGCTGGCGCGCACGGGCATCATCGTCACCACCAGCGAGTCCGTTCTGCTGCAGCTCGTGGCCGATAAAGAGCATCCAAAGTTCAAAGAGATCCAGAACATCATTAAAGCCAGCGCTCCAGAGTCAGGCCTGCTGTCCAAAGTCTGA